The DNA region ACAGGTTCATGCCGAGGAAGCCGGTCGACACCGTGCCGAGGATCGACAGCATGGTCACCACCGTCAGCCGCACGATGGTCGCCGACTGGCGGCGCAGCATGTCGGAATCGAGATAGTGGCTCATGTCGCCGATCTCGTCGCGCAGGCCGGCATAGAGGCTCTTCAGCGTCAGGTGCTCCGACCACAGGCGGAACAGGTCGCGCACCATCGCCTGATCCGACACCTCCGAGAACCAGTAGCGGTGCGAGAAGCGCAGGAACACCTCCTGCATCTCGCGGATGTCGCGGCGGAACGCCCGCACCGTCTCGGGCATGTGGATGTCGAGCCGGGTGATGATGCTGACCAGCCGGTCGGCCATCATCAGCAGCGCGGCGCGGTGGAAATGGGCGATCAGGCCGACCAGGAAAATCTGGTGGCGGAACTGGGCCAGGAAGCCGCGGTCGGGATCGGTGTAGACGCTCTGGCCGGCATCGCCGATCGCCACCAGCGTGTGGCCGGTGCAGATGATGCGGGTATCCACCCAGTCGCCGCTGCGGGCGGGGTCGTGGTAGCGGTCGTAGCAGTAACGCGTCTCGAAATCGCGCAGGAAGCTCTCGGAATAGGGCAGGCCGGTGCGGTTGAAGGCCGGCACCACCAGCCCGAGCCGCACATAATCGGCGCGGGTCAGGCGGCTTGGAGCGTCGACCGCCAGATAGACCATCATCGGCATGCGGTAGTGCTCGAGCTGGCGGTAGCGCAGCGGCCCGGCCGGCTCGGCGTGGTTCAGCCGCAGCGGCTCAAGCAGGAACTCCCAATGGGCGGCGATGGCCGGGGCGATCGACCGACACACCGAGGCGGTGAACTTGGCGCGGTCCTCGTAGTCGGAGGCCGCCAGCACACGGCCCTCGGCGCCGAGCCATTCCACCTTGGCCGGGCAGTTGGTGCCCTCGCCGCCGGCACCCCAGCCGGAGGGGTAGGCGCGGCCGAAGCGGTGGATGAGATCCTGGGCGGCGACCAGCGGAATGTCGTTACCGTGCATCTCGAACACCAGCATGACGACATCGACGTCGAAGAAGAAATAGAGGTCGACGTGGGCGATCTGCAGCGTCAGCGGCACCGCCCCGGCCGTGAGCGTCACCCGCACCTCGCGGATGTCGTCGCGGCGGTAGATCTTGATCGGCGAGTCGCCATAGGACAGGCGCCCGGTGCGCGCGGCGCGCTCGCCATAGAGGAAGCGCTGGGCATGCGGCAGGAAAGTCACGAACTCGCGGTAGTGCCGCTCCTGGAAGGCGGCGGGATCGTCCGGAAACTCGTCGGTGAGCGCCTGCCAGAGCGGCGCGGCCGCGCCGTTCGCGCCAGCGCCCTGGAGCGTCTCCAGAAGCTCCCAATGGGTGCGGACCTTCGCGTCCTCCTTCAGCGGCATCAGCTGCAGCGGCCAGATCAGGATCTGGCGGAACTGACGCACGATCGGCGGGCCGGACTCCGCCGCGGTTACGGTCGTCTGCGCCATGGGCGGCCCCCCTGCCCGTCCCGCATTCGGGATGATTGCGAAGCTTCAGCAAATTCTGGAGCGTCCGCCAATCCGATGGAACCGGGCGGACG from Blastochloris tepida includes:
- a CDS encoding CorA family divalent cation transporter, producing the protein MAQTTVTAAESGPPIVRQFRQILIWPLQLMPLKEDAKVRTHWELLETLQGAGANGAAAPLWQALTDEFPDDPAAFQERHYREFVTFLPHAQRFLYGERAARTGRLSYGDSPIKIYRRDDIREVRVTLTAGAVPLTLQIAHVDLYFFFDVDVVMLVFEMHGNDIPLVAAQDLIHRFGRAYPSGWGAGGEGTNCPAKVEWLGAEGRVLAASDYEDRAKFTASVCRSIAPAIAAHWEFLLEPLRLNHAEPAGPLRYRQLEHYRMPMMVYLAVDAPSRLTRADYVRLGLVVPAFNRTGLPYSESFLRDFETRYCYDRYHDPARSGDWVDTRIICTGHTLVAIGDAGQSVYTDPDRGFLAQFRHQIFLVGLIAHFHRAALLMMADRLVSIITRLDIHMPETVRAFRRDIREMQEVFLRFSHRYWFSEVSDQAMVRDLFRLWSEHLTLKSLYAGLRDEIGDMSHYLDSDMLRRQSATIVRLTVVTMLSILGTVSTGFLGMNLFAMADQPTAFQLSVFFLVLTSTTLLTYVVLRRSQPLSEFLDVVSDTRAGLGRQFAALLAVFWSKQMK